In Leucobacter insecticola, one DNA window encodes the following:
- a CDS encoding molybdopterin-binding protein, translated as MSEDAVVIVASTSAAAGLAADRTGPVIREWLTARGFTTAPPVVVADGDAVGAAARTALAAEPRIIIVTGGTGVSPSDQTPEQLSPLLDIQLPGIIEAVRRLGAASTPAAILTRGVAGFAGNTFVVTLPGSPGGVRDGLAVIAPVLEHLLDQRAHGGKHDSCPAP; from the coding sequence ATGAGTGAGGACGCCGTCGTCATCGTCGCGTCGACCAGCGCCGCTGCGGGCCTGGCAGCGGATCGCACCGGGCCTGTGATCCGGGAGTGGCTCACGGCCAGGGGCTTCACGACCGCCCCTCCCGTGGTCGTTGCGGACGGCGATGCTGTCGGTGCAGCCGCGCGCACCGCGCTCGCCGCAGAGCCGCGCATCATCATCGTTACGGGCGGTACCGGGGTCTCGCCAAGCGATCAGACCCCGGAGCAACTTTCGCCGCTCCTTGATATTCAGCTTCCCGGGATCATCGAGGCAGTTCGTCGTCTGGGAGCTGCGAGCACCCCGGCCGCGATCCTCACCCGCGGCGTTGCGGGTTTTGCGGGGAATACGTTTGTGGTGACGCTGCCCGGTTCACCGGGTGGGGTCCGAGACGGGCTCGCCGTGATTGCTCCCGTGTTGGAACACTTACTTGACCAGCGGGCGCATGGCGGGAAGCATGACTCGTGTCCTGCGCCGTAG
- a CDS encoding aspartate ammonia-lyase, whose translation MSDYLAAQTRTETDSIGSLEIPAAAYWGVHTARAHENFPIARRPISVYPDFIRAFACVKQAAARANLEIGALDEQRAVLIDRACEEIKTGMLHDQFVVGVVQGGAGTSTNMNANEVITNRALELAGHAKGDYSFINPNDHTNHSQSTNDTYPTAIKIALAFSLESLLEELKLLSESFASKGREFSHIVKVGRTQLQDAVPMTLGQEFNAFAVTLREDIERLQEAVSLLREVNMGATAIGTGINAPKGYKEAVIKHLREITELELVTAGDLVESTSDTGVFITFSGALKRSALKLSKISNDLRLLSSGPQAGLGEINLPARQAGSSIMPGKVNPVIPEAVSQVAYAVAGADVTVSMAVEAGQLQLNAFEPIIAHSIFQSITWLERACQTLRVNCVDGITANEDRLEDIVSRSVTVITALAPVIGYSEAAKLAKEALATNAKISELVVSRGLLGEDELADILQPMKLAGLAPETGAIDVILGDAEKAAAEEK comes from the coding sequence GTGAGTGACTACCTCGCAGCACAGACCCGTACCGAAACGGACTCGATTGGCAGCCTGGAGATACCGGCAGCAGCCTACTGGGGAGTGCACACTGCCCGTGCACACGAAAACTTCCCCATCGCGCGTCGTCCCATTTCGGTGTATCCCGATTTTATTCGTGCCTTCGCCTGCGTGAAGCAGGCCGCTGCCCGCGCGAACCTTGAGATTGGAGCGCTCGATGAGCAGCGCGCCGTGCTGATTGATCGCGCGTGCGAAGAAATCAAGACCGGCATGCTGCACGATCAGTTTGTCGTGGGAGTGGTGCAGGGCGGCGCCGGTACCTCGACCAATATGAATGCGAACGAGGTCATCACGAACCGTGCGCTCGAGTTGGCTGGCCACGCCAAGGGCGACTACTCGTTCATCAACCCGAACGATCACACGAACCATAGCCAGTCGACCAACGACACCTACCCGACCGCGATCAAGATCGCTCTGGCGTTTTCGCTTGAGAGCCTGCTCGAAGAATTGAAGCTCCTCTCCGAGTCGTTCGCGTCGAAGGGCCGCGAATTCTCGCACATCGTCAAGGTTGGCCGCACTCAGTTGCAGGACGCCGTACCGATGACCCTGGGGCAAGAGTTCAACGCATTCGCGGTGACCCTGCGGGAAGACATTGAGCGCCTGCAGGAAGCCGTCAGCTTGCTGCGTGAGGTCAATATGGGTGCGACCGCGATCGGCACCGGCATCAACGCGCCAAAGGGATACAAAGAGGCGGTCATCAAGCACCTCCGCGAGATCACCGAGCTTGAGCTGGTGACCGCGGGCGACCTCGTGGAGTCGACGAGCGATACCGGCGTCTTCATCACCTTCTCCGGGGCGCTCAAGCGCAGCGCGCTGAAGCTGTCGAAGATCTCGAACGACCTGCGCCTGCTTTCCTCGGGTCCGCAGGCCGGTCTTGGTGAGATCAATCTTCCCGCTCGCCAGGCCGGATCCTCCATTATGCCGGGCAAGGTAAATCCGGTGATTCCTGAGGCCGTATCGCAGGTCGCCTACGCCGTCGCCGGCGCCGACGTCACCGTGTCGATGGCGGTTGAGGCCGGCCAGCTTCAGCTGAACGCATTCGAGCCGATTATCGCGCACTCGATCTTCCAGTCAATCACCTGGCTGGAGCGTGCGTGCCAGACGCTCCGAGTGAACTGCGTCGACGGGATCACGGCAAACGAGGATCGTCTCGAAGACATCGTCTCGCGCTCGGTGACCGTGATCACGGCCCTCGCGCCCGTCATCGGATACTCGGAAGCGGCCAAGCTTGCGAAAGAGGCGCTCGCCACGAACGCCAAGATCTCCGAGCTGGTCGTGTCTCGCGGGTTGCTCGGCGAGGACGAACTCGCGGACATCTTGCAGCCGATGAAGCTTGCAGGGCTTGCGCCCGAGACCGGTGCGATCGATGTCATCCTGGGCGATGCTGAAAAGGCAGCGGCCGAGGAGAAGTAG
- the moaC gene encoding cyclic pyranopterin monophosphate synthase MoaC — protein sequence MTDTPARSAQQLTHLRGDGSAHMVDVTEKAVTKRTARAEATLLTRADVVELLVAGELPKGEALGTARIAGIMAAKRTSELIPLCHPLPLTKLAIDFEPHADRVRIIATVTTRGVTGVEMEALTAASVAALTLYDMIKAVDKHASITDIRVLAKSGGKSGDWSLE from the coding sequence ATGACTGACACCCCCGCTCGCTCGGCGCAACAACTCACCCATTTGCGCGGTGACGGCAGCGCGCATATGGTCGACGTCACCGAGAAGGCCGTCACCAAGCGCACCGCACGCGCCGAAGCGACACTGCTCACTCGCGCGGATGTTGTAGAGCTATTGGTGGCGGGTGAACTGCCGAAGGGTGAAGCGCTGGGGACCGCCCGCATCGCCGGCATTATGGCGGCGAAACGCACCTCCGAGTTGATTCCGCTGTGCCATCCGCTGCCGCTCACAAAACTAGCGATCGATTTCGAGCCGCACGCAGACCGGGTCCGGATCATTGCGACCGTCACAACGCGCGGCGTGACCGGGGTGGAGATGGAGGCACTCACGGCGGCCAGCGTCGCGGCCCTGACGCTGTACGACATGATCAAGGCCGTCGACAAACACGCTTCAATCACCGATATCCGGGTGCTTGCGAAGTCGGGCGGGAAGAGCGGCGATTGGTCCCTCGAATGA
- a CDS encoding MoaD/ThiS family protein → MAQITVRYFAAAAEAAGRDEEHFDVSSASTLEALRDTLAAQYGEPMRKVLRSGSFLVDGVVRRDGAIQPSGGEVRGTVVDVLPPFAGG, encoded by the coding sequence ATGGCGCAGATCACTGTTCGTTATTTCGCCGCCGCCGCCGAGGCCGCGGGCCGTGACGAGGAACACTTCGATGTGTCTTCCGCGAGCACCCTCGAGGCGCTGCGAGACACCCTCGCTGCGCAGTACGGCGAGCCCATGCGCAAGGTACTGCGTTCCGGATCTTTCCTCGTCGACGGTGTGGTGCGGCGCGACGGCGCTATTCAGCCCAGCGGCGGTGAGGTGCGGGGCACCGTTGTCGATGTACTCCCCCCGTTTGCGGGCGGATGA
- a CDS encoding NCS2 family permease, which yields MAEASQKEAVAGGAVDRFFQITERGSTFGTEIRGGLVTFVTMAYIVILNPIILSGKPDVAGNILDFGQVSAVTALAAGVMTILFGLISRLPFAFAAGLGINAFLAFSVVQEVTWPEAMAIVIINGLLIVLLAATGLRRMIFDAVPVQLKLAITVGIGFFIAFIGFVNSGFVDATGQSSPPVGLGPAGVGFIGTVPTLIFVVTLVLTGILVAKKVKGGILIGLVSGTVIAVIVEAIWKIGPKFGADGAVNPGGWSLTEPVLGGNPFAVPDLGLIGAVSFDFGKVGLVTVIMLVFTLLFTNFFDAMGTMTGLSREAGLADEKGNFPRIKSALVVEGVGAVVGGGTSSSSTTVFIESGAGIGEGARTGLANVVTGLVFLLAMFFTPLTEVVPTEVAAAALVIVGAMMMSQISNIDLGDFRVLLPVFLTAAVMPLSYSIANGIGAGFVSWVLVHAFTGKAKQVHWLLWIVSVGFVIFFARGPIETLLGV from the coding sequence GTGGCCGAGGCGAGCCAGAAGGAAGCAGTAGCAGGGGGAGCGGTCGACCGTTTCTTCCAGATCACAGAACGCGGATCAACGTTTGGAACGGAGATCCGCGGCGGCCTCGTCACCTTCGTGACCATGGCCTACATCGTCATCTTGAACCCGATCATCTTGTCGGGAAAGCCGGACGTTGCGGGCAATATCCTCGATTTCGGTCAGGTGAGCGCTGTCACGGCTCTTGCCGCCGGTGTCATGACGATTCTTTTTGGTCTCATCTCTCGCCTGCCCTTCGCGTTCGCCGCAGGTTTGGGGATCAACGCGTTTCTGGCTTTCTCCGTCGTGCAGGAGGTGACCTGGCCCGAAGCGATGGCGATCGTCATCATCAATGGTCTCCTCATCGTGCTGCTCGCGGCCACCGGCCTGCGCCGGATGATTTTCGATGCCGTCCCGGTGCAGTTGAAGCTTGCCATCACCGTCGGTATTGGCTTCTTCATCGCCTTTATTGGCTTCGTAAATTCGGGCTTCGTTGATGCGACCGGGCAGTCCTCACCGCCAGTTGGCTTGGGGCCGGCCGGTGTCGGCTTTATTGGAACGGTTCCGACACTTATCTTCGTCGTTACCCTGGTACTCACGGGCATTCTGGTCGCGAAGAAGGTGAAGGGCGGGATCCTGATTGGCCTCGTCAGCGGCACCGTCATCGCGGTCATTGTTGAGGCAATCTGGAAAATCGGTCCAAAGTTTGGTGCTGACGGCGCGGTGAATCCCGGCGGTTGGAGCCTCACGGAACCCGTGCTGGGCGGTAATCCCTTTGCCGTTCCGGATCTCGGCCTGATCGGCGCTGTCAGTTTTGATTTTGGCAAGGTCGGCCTTGTCACCGTCATCATGCTCGTTTTCACCCTGCTCTTCACGAACTTTTTCGACGCGATGGGCACCATGACCGGGCTCTCGCGCGAAGCAGGGCTCGCCGACGAGAAAGGCAACTTCCCCCGGATCAAGTCCGCCCTTGTCGTTGAGGGTGTCGGTGCCGTCGTCGGTGGCGGAACATCTTCCTCCTCGACCACAGTGTTTATCGAGTCAGGCGCCGGGATCGGCGAGGGCGCCCGCACCGGCCTCGCAAACGTGGTCACCGGGCTCGTGTTTTTGCTCGCGATGTTCTTCACCCCGCTGACCGAGGTCGTGCCGACAGAGGTTGCGGCCGCGGCCCTGGTCATCGTCGGGGCCATGATGATGTCGCAGATCTCGAACATTGATCTCGGCGATTTCCGGGTACTCCTGCCGGTGTTCCTCACCGCGGCCGTGATGCCTCTCAGCTACTCGATCGCCAACGGCATCGGCGCGGGTTTCGTGTCGTGGGTGCTGGTCCACGCGTTCACGGGGAAGGCGAAGCAGGTGCACTGGCTGCTGTGGATCGTGTCCGTCGGCTTCGTGATCTTCTTTGCGCGCGGGCCGATCGAGACGCTGCTCGGCGTGTAG
- a CDS encoding FKBP-type peptidyl-prolyl cis-trans isomerase, translating into MSETAKTKPEIDAPEGPAPAELQIVDLVEGTGEEALASSTVDVHYLGVEYDSGEEFDSSWSRGESINFPLRSLIQGWQIGIPGMKVGGRRKLVVPAAQAYGTSGGHPLSGKTLIFVIDLLGVS; encoded by the coding sequence ATGAGTGAAACAGCGAAGACGAAGCCCGAAATCGATGCCCCCGAGGGGCCCGCACCCGCTGAACTCCAGATCGTAGATCTGGTGGAGGGAACCGGCGAGGAGGCGCTTGCGAGTTCCACTGTCGATGTTCACTACCTCGGCGTCGAGTACGACTCCGGTGAAGAGTTTGACTCCTCGTGGAGCCGCGGCGAGTCCATCAACTTCCCGCTGCGCTCCCTTATCCAGGGCTGGCAGATCGGGATCCCCGGCATGAAAGTTGGTGGCCGACGGAAGCTCGTTGTGCCGGCAGCGCAGGCTTACGGCACCTCCGGTGGACATCCGCTCTCCGGCAAGACACTGATCTTTGTGATTGATCTGCTCGGTGTGAGCTAG
- a CDS encoding M48 family metalloprotease, with protein MYSAIRRNKVNSVLIILLFIVIVGGLGWLAAYIYRSPGIVIAVVVISIGYAAIQYFAAGKQAISMSGAQRISEADNPRLYRIVENLSITTGTPMPEVYIVNDPAPNAFATGRDPAHAMVAATTGLLDIMTDSELEGVMAHELGHVRNYDIRVSMIVYGLVVAIGMIADVMMRIAFFGRSNNNSNPVVLVFGLVAMIVAPLIATIVQLAVSRQREYLADATGALTTRHPEALASALHKLSEYGRPLQKQSSSMAHLWIADPLKPGMMQKLFATHPPIPDRIRRLLDMGGKF; from the coding sequence GTGTACAGCGCGATACGTCGCAACAAGGTCAACAGCGTCCTCATTATTCTGCTGTTCATCGTGATCGTTGGTGGGCTCGGCTGGCTCGCCGCCTACATCTATCGTTCACCCGGGATCGTGATCGCGGTCGTAGTGATCTCGATCGGCTACGCGGCGATCCAATATTTTGCCGCCGGCAAACAGGCGATCTCGATGAGCGGCGCCCAGCGCATTAGCGAAGCAGACAACCCCCGCCTGTATCGCATCGTCGAGAACCTGTCGATCACTACGGGTACGCCGATGCCCGAGGTGTACATCGTCAATGATCCCGCCCCAAACGCGTTTGCGACTGGACGCGATCCTGCGCACGCGATGGTGGCTGCGACAACCGGCCTGCTCGACATCATGACCGACTCCGAGCTGGAGGGCGTCATGGCGCACGAGCTTGGCCACGTGCGCAACTACGACATCCGTGTCTCGATGATCGTGTACGGGCTTGTCGTGGCGATCGGCATGATCGCTGACGTCATGATGCGCATCGCCTTTTTCGGGCGTAGCAACAACAACAGCAATCCTGTTGTGCTCGTCTTTGGTCTCGTCGCCATGATCGTTGCCCCGCTGATAGCGACGATCGTGCAGCTCGCCGTCTCCCGGCAGCGCGAGTACCTGGCCGACGCGACAGGGGCGTTAACGACGCGCCACCCCGAGGCGCTCGCGAGCGCGCTGCACAAACTCTCGGAGTACGGCCGCCCGCTGCAGAAGCAGAGCTCCAGCATGGCGCACCTGTGGATCGCGGATCCGCTCAAGCCCGGCATGATGCAGAAGTTGTTTGCGACTCACCCGCCGATCCCGGATCGCATTCGCCGCCTACTCGATATGGGCGGGAAGTTTTAG
- a CDS encoding LemA family protein translates to MSGGLIAVLIVAAVVVLLIGYVWVTYNSLVTLRVRVDEAWSDITVQLKRRADLIPSLVETVKGYAAHEKGVFEAVTQARAETVSAQGPAEASAAENHMQQALKSIFAVAEAYPQLQASQNFLQLQGELVDTENKIQASRRFYNGGVREFNTKIQVFPNTIFVRGMGFTEREFFEVEDVAAISEPPRIQF, encoded by the coding sequence ATGTCTGGTGGATTAATTGCCGTGTTGATCGTGGCTGCTGTCGTAGTCTTGCTGATCGGCTATGTCTGGGTCACGTACAACTCTCTGGTAACGCTGCGCGTCCGGGTCGACGAGGCCTGGAGCGATATCACGGTTCAGTTGAAGCGGAGGGCCGATCTGATCCCCTCCCTCGTTGAAACGGTGAAGGGATACGCGGCCCACGAGAAGGGTGTTTTTGAAGCGGTCACCCAGGCGCGTGCTGAAACGGTTTCTGCGCAGGGCCCAGCTGAGGCATCTGCTGCTGAGAACCACATGCAGCAGGCGCTCAAGAGTATCTTCGCGGTAGCAGAGGCCTACCCGCAGCTGCAGGCCAGCCAGAACTTCCTCCAGTTGCAGGGTGAACTGGTTGACACCGAGAACAAGATCCAGGCCTCCCGCCGCTTCTATAACGGCGGCGTGCGCGAGTTCAACACCAAGATCCAGGTCTTCCCGAACACTATCTTCGTGCGGGGAATGGGCTTCACAGAGCGCGAATTCTTCGAGGTCGAGGATGTCGCCGCGATCTCGGAGCCGCCGCGTATCCAGTTCTAG
- the glp gene encoding gephyrin-like molybdotransferase Glp yields MSTIRRSLGEHQEAVASLLTPVLAARGAADPELIALAAAGALGRVTSHEILTAIPLPPFDNSQMDGYAVCAADLADASSSRPVSLPLGFTTAAGDAPLQHQPGTASPIMTGAPIPHGADTVIPVEQSIPPRFPRLSRRGESPPNGTVCFAAPAPKGQFVRQCGEDAPAGTPILPAGTRLTPARIGALAAAGISEVAVQPRLRILLCSTGDELSGARVGDASKPLTAGLIHDANTPMLAAALREAEAEVGTLRCQDEAEALQRAITVAAPGYDLVLTSGGISAGAFEVVREALAPLGAEFVSVAMQPGGPQGLGTLTLASGRIPVVCFPGNPVSALISAECFLLPLLRAYAGAQAERPREERRLAHDAQSPRDKHQLRRGRIESDGRVRLSAPGSHLLSELAAADVLAHLPPGRDAFPENTPLEVWRIND; encoded by the coding sequence ATGAGCACGATTCGGCGCTCCCTCGGGGAGCATCAGGAAGCGGTGGCGTCGCTCCTTACTCCCGTCCTCGCCGCGCGCGGGGCGGCAGATCCTGAACTGATTGCCCTGGCTGCTGCGGGCGCGCTCGGGCGTGTCACCTCACACGAAATCCTCACCGCGATTCCGCTCCCACCCTTCGACAACTCGCAGATGGACGGCTACGCGGTGTGTGCTGCGGATTTGGCTGACGCAAGCTCGAGCCGGCCGGTGTCACTCCCCCTCGGATTCACCACTGCCGCCGGCGATGCGCCACTGCAGCATCAGCCGGGCACTGCATCTCCCATCATGACCGGGGCGCCGATCCCGCACGGAGCCGACACCGTCATTCCCGTCGAACAGTCGATCCCGCCGCGCTTTCCACGCCTCAGCAGGCGAGGCGAGTCACCCCCCAACGGCACCGTCTGCTTTGCGGCGCCCGCGCCAAAAGGCCAGTTCGTGCGACAGTGCGGCGAAGACGCCCCGGCAGGCACCCCGATCCTGCCCGCAGGGACCAGACTCACCCCAGCACGCATCGGTGCGCTCGCGGCGGCGGGGATCTCTGAGGTTGCCGTGCAGCCGCGGCTTCGCATACTTCTGTGCTCGACCGGAGATGAATTGAGCGGTGCTCGTGTGGGCGATGCGTCCAAGCCCCTCACCGCTGGTCTGATCCACGACGCGAACACACCGATGCTCGCCGCCGCCCTCCGCGAGGCGGAGGCGGAAGTTGGCACGCTGCGCTGCCAGGACGAGGCCGAAGCCTTGCAGCGCGCGATCACCGTGGCCGCCCCCGGCTACGACCTCGTGCTGACCTCGGGCGGGATCAGCGCGGGCGCCTTTGAGGTTGTGCGTGAGGCCTTGGCGCCCCTCGGCGCCGAGTTCGTGTCGGTCGCGATGCAGCCGGGAGGCCCGCAAGGACTCGGAACGCTCACACTCGCGTCAGGGCGGATCCCGGTCGTGTGCTTTCCAGGAAACCCGGTGAGTGCGCTCATCTCGGCAGAGTGTTTCCTGCTGCCCCTACTCAGAGCGTATGCCGGCGCGCAGGCCGAGCGCCCCCGCGAGGAACGTCGCCTCGCCCACGACGCACAGTCCCCGCGCGACAAGCATCAGCTGCGGCGTGGGCGCATCGAGTCCGACGGGCGAGTGCGGCTGAGCGCCCCTGGATCCCACCTGCTGAGCGAACTGGCCGCCGCAGATGTGCTGGCGCATTTGCCGCCCGGTCGCGACGCCTTCCCCGAGAACACCCCGCTTGAAGTCTGGAGAATCAATGACTGA
- a CDS encoding fumarylacetoacetate hydrolase family protein → MRFAHVISSPGSAPELVAVRGERYVPVSELGVVAHTLQQFIEAGPAAQDHVRLELAKLPEDAGTPLAGTRFAPAVISPPIVLAVGLNYDEHASELSLDNDSGPVLFSLFPNSLGAHEAEVRIPTHLSEEVDYEGELGVIIGTAAKDVAPEDALSHVFGYTVINDITARNIQFQEPQWSRCKSFDGFTPVGPTVVTADQIPDPQNLHLTTDVDGLRVQDSSTSFMIRSVAELISSISQSLTLLPGTVISTGSPGGAGRSRKPPLYLNPGTEVTVTIEGIGSLTSHCVQG, encoded by the coding sequence GTGAGATTTGCACATGTGATCAGTTCCCCCGGTTCCGCCCCCGAGCTCGTGGCTGTGCGAGGGGAACGCTATGTCCCTGTGAGCGAGCTCGGTGTGGTTGCGCACACGCTTCAACAATTCATCGAAGCTGGCCCCGCAGCGCAGGATCACGTGCGCTTGGAACTCGCTAAGCTCCCCGAAGACGCGGGCACGCCGCTCGCCGGCACACGCTTCGCGCCCGCCGTCATCTCCCCGCCGATCGTGCTTGCGGTGGGTCTCAACTACGACGAGCACGCGAGCGAGTTGAGCCTCGACAACGATTCCGGCCCCGTACTATTTTCACTCTTCCCCAACTCTCTCGGCGCACACGAAGCCGAGGTGCGGATCCCCACCCACCTCAGCGAAGAAGTCGACTACGAGGGAGAACTTGGCGTCATCATTGGCACTGCAGCGAAGGACGTCGCCCCCGAAGACGCCCTCTCGCACGTGTTTGGTTACACCGTCATCAACGACATCACCGCGCGCAACATCCAGTTCCAAGAGCCGCAGTGGTCTCGCTGCAAGTCGTTTGACGGCTTCACTCCCGTGGGCCCCACGGTGGTCACGGCCGATCAGATTCCGGATCCGCAGAACCTGCACCTGACCACCGATGTTGACGGGCTCCGTGTGCAGGATTCCTCAACGAGCTTCATGATCCGTTCGGTCGCGGAGCTCATCTCCTCGATCTCGCAATCGCTGACGTTGCTTCCGGGAACGGTCATCTCAACGGGCTCCCCGGGCGGCGCAGGGCGCTCCCGCAAACCCCCGCTGTATCTCAACCCCGGCACCGAGGTCACCGTCACGATTGAGGGCATCGGATCCCTCACTTCGCACTGCGTGCAGGGGTAA
- a CDS encoding MFS transporter: MFRSLSIRNYRIWFLGALVSNVGAWMQATTQNWVVLTELTSNNASAVGVTMALQFGPQLLLVPFSGAIADKFERRKVLLVTQSLLMLLAAGLGTLLFTGGAELWHLYSFALGLGIVNAFDTTARQAFVSDLVGRAELSNAVALNSASFNSARLVGPAVAGALIAAVGSGWVFLINAVSFLGVLGALLMIRTTRRVVEAEGKRESQLRQLSAGLRYVRGRHDLVVVFTIVFMLGTFSMNFPVMSSTMAVEFGRGASDYGLLSSILAIGSLTGALLVARRSAARMRVVILASGGIALVSVIAALMPSFWTFAFMLIFLGFSISTLLTTANGFVQTTTKPELRGRVLALYIAVLMGGTPLGAPLVGWAADALGARSTLYISAISSGLAFGIGITWLVVARQLRFHRGVGWRIAVTHAGRPGVGDRGDQIETLTAPLEVLRRDEPAVLPGESAPQDVAVADAATGAINLDGIEIQDPESGDSAGEDDTPGNGVGGIG; this comes from the coding sequence ATGTTCCGCTCCCTATCGATTCGTAACTACCGAATTTGGTTTCTAGGGGCGCTTGTTTCAAACGTTGGTGCGTGGATGCAGGCAACCACGCAGAACTGGGTGGTCTTGACCGAACTCACGTCCAATAACGCCTCGGCGGTCGGGGTGACGATGGCGCTTCAGTTCGGGCCGCAGCTGCTCCTCGTGCCATTCAGCGGCGCGATCGCGGACAAGTTTGAGCGGCGAAAGGTGCTGCTCGTGACACAATCGCTCCTGATGCTGCTTGCTGCCGGGCTCGGGACCCTGCTTTTTACCGGTGGCGCGGAGCTGTGGCACCTCTACTCCTTCGCTTTGGGGCTCGGGATCGTGAACGCGTTCGATACGACGGCCCGGCAAGCGTTCGTGTCAGATCTGGTGGGGCGGGCAGAGCTGTCGAACGCTGTTGCACTGAATTCGGCCTCGTTTAACTCCGCGCGCCTGGTGGGACCTGCGGTGGCTGGTGCGTTGATCGCGGCAGTCGGTTCGGGCTGGGTGTTCCTCATCAATGCGGTGTCGTTTCTTGGGGTGCTCGGCGCGCTCCTGATGATCCGTACGACCCGGCGGGTGGTCGAGGCTGAGGGGAAACGCGAGTCGCAACTCAGGCAGCTCTCTGCGGGGCTGCGTTATGTGCGGGGCAGGCACGATCTCGTGGTGGTGTTCACGATTGTGTTCATGCTCGGCACCTTTAGCATGAACTTCCCGGTGATGTCTTCGACGATGGCCGTCGAATTTGGGCGAGGAGCTAGCGACTACGGCTTGCTCTCGTCGATCCTCGCTATCGGATCCCTTACGGGCGCGCTGCTCGTGGCACGGAGGTCGGCGGCACGGATGCGGGTGGTGATTTTGGCGTCGGGGGGCATCGCCTTGGTGAGTGTCATCGCCGCATTGATGCCGAGCTTCTGGACCTTCGCTTTCATGCTCATCTTTCTTGGCTTTTCAATTTCTACCCTGCTGACGACGGCGAACGGCTTCGTGCAGACCACGACTAAGCCTGAGTTGCGCGGTAGGGTACTCGCCCTATATATTGCCGTTCTGATGGGAGGGACACCTCTCGGTGCACCTCTCGTTGGTTGGGCGGCGGATGCACTCGGGGCCCGCTCAACGCTGTACATTAGTGCGATCTCCTCTGGCCTCGCCTTCGGTATTGGCATCACGTGGTTGGTGGTGGCGCGACAGCTGCGTTTTCACCGCGGAGTCGGGTGGCGAATCGCCGTCACCCACGCTGGGCGGCCCGGTGTTGGCGACCGGGGCGACCAGATCGAGACGCTCACGGCACCTCTCGAGGTTCTCCGACGGGATGAGCCGGCGGTGTTGCCTGGCGAATCTGCGCCGCAGGATGTGGCTGTTGCGGACGCGGCGACGGGCGCGATCAACCTCGACGGCATCGAGATTCAGGATCCGGAATCCGGTGATTCAGCTGGCGAGGATGACACGCCTGGAAACGGTGTTGGCGGCATTGGCTGA